The following coding sequences lie in one Klebsiella huaxiensis genomic window:
- the ftsX gene encoding permease-like cell division protein FtsX, with product MNKREAMNHIRRFGNRFDRFRNTTGAGGSGGRNSSKRPKAAPNPASRKSNVFNEQVRYAWNGALQDLKSTPLATFLTVMVIAISLTLPSVCYMVYKNVSTAATQYYPTPQITVYLEKTLDDDAAARVVGQLQAEQGVEKVNYLSRDEALGEFRNWSGFGGALDMLEENPLPAVAIVVPKIDFQSVEALNTLRDRVSHVQGVDEVRMDDSWFARLSSLTGLVGRVSAMIGVLMIAAVFLVIGNSVRLSIFARRDTINVQKLIGATDGFILRPFLYGGALLGFSGAFLSLILSEIMVMRLSSAVTEVAKVFGTQFELSGLGFDECLLMLLVCSMIGWVAAWLATVQHLRHFTPE from the coding sequence GTGAATAAACGCGAGGCAATGAACCACATTCGCCGGTTCGGTAATCGATTCGATCGTTTTCGCAACACGACGGGCGCAGGCGGTAGCGGCGGGCGCAATTCGTCAAAACGGCCAAAAGCGGCACCGAATCCGGCTTCCCGTAAGAGTAACGTGTTTAATGAACAGGTGCGCTACGCCTGGAACGGTGCGCTTCAGGATCTGAAAAGCACACCGCTGGCGACTTTTCTGACGGTAATGGTGATCGCCATTTCACTGACGCTACCGAGCGTGTGCTACATGGTGTACAAAAACGTCAGCACCGCCGCGACGCAGTATTATCCGACGCCGCAAATTACCGTCTATCTGGAAAAAACGCTGGATGACGATGCTGCCGCCCGGGTCGTTGGTCAGCTACAGGCCGAGCAGGGCGTAGAAAAGGTAAACTACCTGTCGCGCGATGAAGCCCTTGGCGAGTTCCGCAACTGGTCAGGTTTTGGCGGCGCGCTGGATATGCTGGAAGAAAACCCGCTGCCGGCGGTCGCGATTGTGGTGCCGAAGATTGATTTCCAGAGCGTTGAGGCGCTGAACACGCTGCGCGATCGTGTGAGTCATGTGCAGGGCGTTGATGAAGTACGAATGGATGACAGCTGGTTTGCGCGCCTCTCGTCGTTGACCGGGCTGGTTGGGCGCGTTTCGGCGATGATTGGCGTGTTGATGATCGCGGCGGTATTCCTGGTTATCGGCAACAGCGTGCGTTTAAGCATCTTTGCCCGTCGCGATACCATCAACGTGCAGAAACTTATTGGCGCGACCGATGGCTTTATTCTGCGTCCGTTCCTGTACGGCGGCGCGCTGTTAGGTTTCTCCGGCGCATTTTTGTCGCTGATTCTGTCAGAAATTATGGTGATGCGGCTGTCGTCGGCGGTCACCGAAGTGGCGAAAGTGTTTGGTACTCAGTTCGAACTGAGTGGTTTAGGCTTCGATGAATGCCTGTTGATGCTGCTGGTTTGTTCGATGATTGGCTGGGTTGCGGCTTGGCTGGCAACCGTTCAACATTTACGTCACTTTACTCCCGAGTAA
- the rpoH gene encoding RNA polymerase sigma factor RpoH has translation MTKDMQTLALAPVGNLESYIRAANTWPMLSADEERELAEKLHYQGDLEAAKKLILSHLRFVVHIARNYSGYGLPQADLIQEGNIGLMKAVRRFNPEVGVRLVSFAVHWIKAEIHEYVLRNWRIVKVATTKAQRKLFFNLRKTKQRLGWFNQDEVEMVARELGVSSKDVREMESRMAAQDMTFDMSSDDESDSQPMAPVLYLQDKTSNFADGIEDDNWEEQAANKLTDAMQGLDERSQDIIRARWLDEDNKSTLQELADRYGVSAERVRQLEKNAMKKLRAAIEA, from the coding sequence ATGACCAAAGATATGCAAACTTTAGCCTTAGCCCCCGTTGGTAACCTGGAATCCTATATCCGGGCTGCGAACACTTGGCCGATGTTATCGGCTGATGAAGAGCGGGAGCTTGCTGAAAAGCTGCATTACCAGGGCGATCTGGAAGCAGCGAAAAAGCTGATCCTGTCTCACCTGCGCTTTGTTGTTCATATTGCTCGTAACTACTCGGGCTATGGCCTGCCGCAGGCGGATCTGATTCAGGAAGGTAACATCGGCCTGATGAAAGCCGTGCGCCGTTTTAACCCGGAAGTGGGCGTGCGCCTGGTTTCCTTCGCCGTGCACTGGATCAAAGCGGAAATTCACGAATACGTGCTGCGTAACTGGCGTATCGTGAAGGTCGCGACCACTAAAGCGCAGCGTAAGCTGTTCTTTAACCTGCGTAAAACCAAGCAGCGTCTGGGCTGGTTCAACCAGGATGAAGTGGAAATGGTTGCCCGCGAGCTGGGCGTGTCGAGCAAAGACGTGCGTGAGATGGAGTCACGTATGGCAGCGCAGGACATGACCTTCGATATGTCGTCAGATGATGAGTCCGATAGCCAGCCGATGGCACCAGTGCTCTATCTGCAGGATAAAACGTCTAACTTTGCCGACGGCATTGAAGACGATAACTGGGAAGAGCAGGCGGCGAATAAGCTGACTGACGCGATGCAGGGTCTCGACGAGCGCAGCCAGGATATCATCCGCGCCCGCTGGCTGGACGAAGATAACAAGTCCACGCTGCAGGAGCTGGCAGATCGCTACGGCGTTTCGGCCGAACGTGTGCGTCAGCTTGAAAAGAATGCCATGAAAAAGCTGCGCGCTGCTATCGAAGCCTAA